The Venturia canescens isolate UGA chromosome 4, ASM1945775v1, whole genome shotgun sequence genomic interval CACAAGCattgaaaacaattattttccaCTGATTACAGATTTTCGTTAAACCCCATTGATCATcatcgagtccaacgaaaaaattcattttccacaTATTTTCTATCTCAACGAAAATTGCTGTCAAATATTGGCATTACTATTCGGATTAAACTGATtggagtcatttttttttcatcgaacttCATAATTTGAGCCCGTCGGGATTCGAAACAATCTGCTGAGAGTTgagagaaattaattattttatgaaTCGAGCCCGAATCTACCAAAAAAACGTAACATTTTATTGGCAGTATGGAAGATCGTCTACTTGAAGACAATCGAAACGGAAAATCAGGTGGTTCCGTTTCCCGAGTTTTTTTTGCAACGAACACCTGTTTGGAAGAAAGAGGAAGCAAAGTTGTGAGGGAAGCGAGTGTCATGACGTCACACCGTCCAACAGTCAAAGGTGGCAAGAAGTTGGAAGATTCTCTCGTGTGTGCGAGGGCATTAGTGTGTCGACCCGGGGCAACGAGCAGTTAGGAACCGGATCGTAATACGGCACCTTCTCGACTCGATTCGACTTCTTTGCGCTCTTCCTCCCGCGCCCGTCCTTCCATTCACACCTCCGGGGGCCTCTCGTGGACTTTGAATAAATTTAGTTTGTAGCAGCGCAACTATAGATTAGGCataccaattatttttttccctctaaaaaaaaaaaaatattcattttcatagCCGTAAGGAAAACCGGTTGTCGAATATTTCGGTCGAGAAAATAGTCTGCAATTTTGGAGCGAGAAAACAACGTTAttggatttttaaaaacttttttttttatataaaattttttttaacacaatTTGAAAACAACGAAGCCTCTGATGTTTTAGATGGAAGTGGAAAATAGGAGATTGCTCGTTCGTTTGAAACGTCGATATATTGTAAACCGCGGGAATATGTTATCGAAAAATCTAAACGGTCATTTAACGTACGGAATCGTTCGATGAACAAACCAAGCCAGTCATTCGTCATAATTGGATGAACTTTGTGGGAAGGAGTTGCAAGTGAAAGTGTACGAAATTGTGCTCGACTTATGTATGCATACGCACACTCGAGTCAATAATTGTTCTCATTTTTGATGGAGGCTCGCAGAGCTGCTAgctaatttcaataatttaacaCGATGAAAAGCCTTATTAATGATTTCccgaataaaataataaggTAGTTATGGATGAATTCGATCGAGGGCTCGATTCGAACGGCGTGTATCCCCGGACACCCGGACGATATTAATTGAGCATGGAAGGCCCTATACGTATATCCACGTAATAATCACAACAATAATCATACcagcaacaataataatagtaataataatgtaGCGCTGCATCGCATAATCATttggggagggggggggggggggaggagatATTATCTGCTCCAAGGATCGTAAATACACCCCCGCAAATATTATCGTGGGTATAAAGTTTATTAGAATGCTCGCTGCTGCGGGCACGGGATTACGCCCGCGAGAAATAAAACTTTCACGAATATGCCACCAGGTGGATGGGCTCGTAAATCATGATCGGCACCGAAACAGCAATTGTATTaatactttaaaaatttttaatcaaacgttagcacaattttttaaaattagtCGATCAAGCTCCTAATTGGATTCGCGGTCTCAAAAGATTTCTGGATACAAATACAGAAGTGGTGAACGTGGAAATACGTTGATATGCGTGTATGAATATATGAAGGGGATTTAAAAGATTCTCACAAGAGTGCAAGGGCCACCTTTCACGCGGGAGTTTGCACTATAGGAAGATGCAGGTCAGACTCTCGCATTCCGAACTCAGCCTcgatgcacacacacacatgcaaaCACGTACACGAACACCTCAGCACATGCCTTTTGCACCCGTTCCCCAGCACTCCAAACGatgaagaataagaaaaaaaagaaagaaaaaacagtacAGTCAAGTAGCACAAATAAGTGGATTACAGACACATACACGTGCTGGGATAAGAACTCTGAAGATACTCACGAGGCCACTGCACCCCCGCCCTATCCACATATAGTCGGTCATTATGTAGATATAGACGCGCACACCGCTTTACTGAGGACATTGTATTACGTTGGGGAGTTGCATTTTAATGTGCGGACGATTCATTTGCTTGTTAATTAATGAGGGAAGCTGCAGGCTCGCTGAATAATCATTGAAAGAAATGCGAAATATGCGGAATATTTTATGGGAAATTCGATAAGTTTCAGCCTTTTAATATTTCcgatttcataatttttcgttcgagGCGCacgaaattcaaataaaatatttcgtttcgaGATAATTTGTTGTATTTTATTGCGGAGAATGCCAACGAAAGTGCTGCTCAAACGGTAATAGGAATTTCTGAAAGTTACTTCTATGTTTACGCTAATCACTTTTTGTTACTGGAAACAGCGAGTGTATTTTAATTATTGCGGGGAAAAGTGAATGATTTACTTTGGTGTCGTCGGGAGAGGAgcgaaaaaaagtagaaacTCGCAGTTTCAACGACGATGCAATATCATATTCCTTGTAAAATTATAGTTTTAATTCTTCGTTGATATTTACCAAATCTCTTCGGTATATAAATTCGTCTAAGCTTTTCTTACGTAACCGTTTGTTTGTTGTGTTATTGTTACAGAAATAAGGCGATTGCGGATTATTTAAGTACCAATGGTTATCAGGATGCCCTTGAGGCATTCAAGAGAGAAACAGACATGCCTGGCGAGGTTGAACGAAAATACGGTGGACTccttgagaaaaaatggacCTCCGTTATTCGACTGCAGAAAAAGGTTGAGCAACAGTgttcatttatttcaatatttcgaaatcaaaaatttcattgtaaaTCTCTCATTCTTAATCTCACTTTTGTTCGATACCAATGTTTAacaaatttttacgaaaatcttttcttaattttcgaaaaaaatccatttgacATTTCGTTTCATGCCCATTTGGCTCATGTCAAATGGCAAAACAATCGAATTTTGTCATTGCGCttgattgaagaaaataataataaatttttagcATTTTGCAGCTTATCATGATTCTTGTGaacaagaaaattaaaaaaaaaaaaaaaaaaaaaaacgttgaaaattctTTGAACAGTGCCGTAAAcagtaagaaaaaaagaaaacgaggaaaataCATTGTTAAGGTTACAACGCTTTTTTTATCTGCAACATCTGCTCttgcttaaaaaattcaaatgattttggaaaaaaaggttCTAATTATGTAACGGCAGTATTCAATTTACCGAATatgattcattgaaaatttgaaagtatatTGAGTTACGGCGCATTGAAGAAGTTTCAAAGTCAATAacctgtgtgtgtgtgtgtgtgtgtgcgcgcgcgcatgAGTGTGTGTTATATTTGTGCTTGGGGTGCTAATCGCCGCCTCATCTGTTTCTTGACGTCGCGTCTAATCATTGTTTTTTGTCACGTTATACAGGTAATGGAATTAGAGTCTAAGCTATCCGAGGCCGAAAAGGAATTCATAGAGGGTGCACCAACGCGGGGAAAAAGGTTGTCGTGCGAGTGGATACCTAGGCCACCTGAAAAACACTGTTTAACCGGACACAGATCGCCGATAAACAGAGTTATTTTTCATCCTGTATTCAGTCTCATTGTATCCGCAAGTGAAGATGCTACGATCAAggtaaaatcattgaaaatcgattttttttttcgaatttttcgtcagaaaataGCAAAAACTTATTCATTGAATTCTCCCCTTTTGTAAGATCGATACAAGCCTCAGAAATCTTTAGTCAGTTCAAGAAATTTTAATCATCTTTcgctgaatggaaaaaaatcttttttattaaatatagTAATattgagaagaaaataaaaaaaaagtaaatgaaaacTATACAGTTATGTTGAAACTCGAGTAAAACgataaatgatgaaattttgaatcgaaataGGTATGGGACTTCGAGAGCGGCGACTTCGAGCGTACTTTGAAAGGTCATACAGACAGCGTGCAGGACATCGCTTTCGATCCATCTGGGAAGCTTCTGGTATCGTGCAGCGCTGACATGTCCATAAAGCTGTGGGATTTTCATCAGTCGTTTGCGTGCGTTAAGACGATGCACGGACACGACCACAATGTAACTTCGGTGGCGTTTGTGCCACAAGGAGATTTGGTTGTGAGCGCATCGCGCGACAAAACCATCAAAATATGGGAAGTTGCAACGGGCTATTGCGTCAAGACTCTTACCGGTCACAGAGAATGGGTCAGAATGGCGAGGGTTAGTCCGTGTGGCGAATTAATTGCCAGTTGCTCCAATGATCAAACCATTCGAATTTGGCATATGGCTACTAAAGAGAGCAAGGTAAATTTCGTCTACTTTTTTCAGTGATaacattaattttttctctaaattcTGAACGCAACGTTTTTTAACGGTTATTCAACGTACGTAAAAGTATCGTTGGATGCTAGTAGCAAATAGAATCAAAATTCTGTAGCTTCGAACTTTctccaaaaaattattttccaaattcttCGTGCTTGAATCTTAAAAGTGGCAGACACTTCGATGAATCATTACAGAATTTTGCGCTTGCGCgacaaatcgaaaaataataatatacaATGTTTCGACAAAATTgctgacgttttttttcccctcatcAAGTTCGAACTTCGAGACCACGACCACGTGGTTGAATGCATCACTTGGGCACCGGACAGTGCGAGAGCAGCGATAAATGCCGCAGCCGGAGCAGACAACAAGGGGGCTCACGCGGGTCCTTTCCTTGCTTCCGGATCACGTGACAAAACCATACGAGTTTGGGACGTCGGTGCCGGTGTTTGCCTCTTCACGCTTCTCGGACATGACAATTGGGTGCGCGGAATCGCCTTCCATCCCGGTGGTAAATTTATTGTCAGTGTTTCCGACGACAAGACCCTACGAGTTTGGGACACGCGCAACAAGCGAGCGATGAAAACCCTCGATGCTCACGTACATTTTTGTACATCTGTCGGTGAGTTTTCATCTATTGCCCTTAATTCATTCCTCAATTGacttcaatcaatttttaggAACctcgtgaattatttttttaaatattagcTGACCGTCTGAattgattttcgaaaataatggGCCGAGTACGAAAACCATTCAtatgttgatgaaaaaaatctagtCTACAATTATAGAgtacaataaatttccaagtttCTATTAGTATTTCACCCTGAAAATcaatttgaacaaaaaaagcaaatgatataAGAATATAAGGTTTGccacgttggagtccaacgaaataaaagaaaaaaaacatgtaattcaccaatttattatttcacgaagtatcagtgcaggttgaaaaattacgaatttcaGATTcaacagggaacgaaattggaaaattactggaattattgcagggttttttagatcatttcgttggactccaacgttacaAATTTCAGCGTCATATATTGAAATCGCACGAGTCAGATGAACCCGTTGCAGAGACAACGGGTGTTTTCTCTCTGgtattgtaattttttgttaatttgttaatttttttttcttcggaatTGCAGATTTCCACAAGAGCCATCCGTACGTAGTGACCGGAAGCGTCGATCAGACGGTCAAGATTTGGGAATGTCGCTAGTCACCGAAtttcttttgtctttttttccgAGCTTTCGTCGAAAATTCTCGGGGAAGTTTACAAAAGGAGCTAATGAGCGAACggggaaaacgaaaaaatgggggGAGGGGGGTGGTGAGTGCATAAGAATGAAAGAATGCACGTTTGCAACGAGTGAAagatggatgaaaaaaaaagaacaagaaTGAGTGGAGGGAGAAGAATCGATCCAGACCACTTGGTCGGATTTTAAGGCCGACAGAGTAAACTGCTACAAAAAAGCTATCGTacataatattattataatgatAAAAGAAGAACAACAGAAAAACAACACATAAACACCTACGGTTAAGAGCtctttaattaatttataataaaGTATAATTAGTAATTATTGATATGATATATCGTTTCACGATAATCAACTCTCTACACACACTCGATGATTCATATAACGATTATGATGAGGATAcaacaaagaaataaaaacaagagCAACAACGTTAGGGCCGAGTTTGAGCGacttgggggggggggggataaagagggggaaaaaatatgaatgagATAAAGAACAAATTATGAGGGACCAGCCGGGGAGGACTTCCCCGCGTTCTTGTCCATCGATCAACTCGTGAAACGTGTCCCGAAACTCGCCGaaacgaaaaagaatattattttatgAGAGAAATAACAGAACCTTCTCGTTGCTGCAGAAACTTGCGATTTCCGGTCGAACGACGATCCATATTTCGTTTTTAAGGTCTTcgattttatctttttttttcactctcgttttttccctATTAATATTGATAAATATATCATAATATCACGCATCTCGATCATCGTGTGGGAGGAATAAGTGtaaataacgtttttttcgtacgGATTTAAGTTTTCGTCAGTTTTTTCTATAgttcttataatttttatcTCGCACTCtcaatttctttctctctctctctctttgttcCTCGTACTTTGTAATTTTAATATCGCGTGttagtttattttttgtacgaaaaaaacCGGGCTCAAATTCTGGCCTACGCGCCTTGGCCGCAGTGGTCACCACGAGATATAAATTATCGAAGCGATATAATGatcgaaaaatagaaaaaacgaaaagaaaagaaaaaaacaaataaaatgaaaaaaaaactcgttacAAGTCCTCCTCGTGCTGCTAAGTCTGCGGAATGTTTCgagatcgaaagaaaatttgaaaaacgaaaaaaaaaatacatttttgctTCGAAGCCTTTAAAATGTTGCTCTcctcaattattttcttttaatttattGAGTATTTGcatttcttgttttttcttttaaggtGATGGATCACACGATAAAATGTGTGATCAAAACGAGAACTCGAAACGGGCTACTGCAGAATACCGACAGACGTCGCGGCACTCGTCTTCCATCAGGTTTCAAGGTTACGCAATGGGTGCATAAGAAAAACCTGATGGACGACGTTTGTCAGGTGTGGGTGTGTGGTGCATGACAGCCACTCGCTTTGAAAGACAAATTACGTGCGCTATGTGCAAACGcaaaaacattatatatatattgtgtatacatatgtatatgcAAATTCGACTGCAATggtatttttttcccaacaaaTCGAACTCTCGAGCAGTAAAGACTGCTGGGTTCTCGCTTGAAAAAGCGGtaagaataaataaacaatttgtAATGTTCATACGAAAGAACGATAGTTCTTCGTACATctccaacgattttcatcgCTGGGTGGTTTAATGAGAATTGAACTCTCCAGCAGTGAAAATCACTGGATTCTCGCTTAAAAAAGCGGCAGACATCGATAAACAGTCAAAttgagaaataagaaaatttactagaattattgcaaatttCGCATCTtcgttcgttgttttttttctccagttatttttttttcactttcgctCTATCTTCTCCAAAATTTCGATATCCACATGCTCGCAGCGAGTCCTAGGGCTTCGCCACACCGGATTCCAGGGCTTTGACGTGTCCACCGATGTACCTTTTGACATCGAGCACGTTCCTCTGTATATTTTGTCCTTTATTCTTCAGCACTACACTTTTTCCAAAACACTACACTGCAAACCACTGCACAACAAGACTTTCCGTCAAGTGACGTACACGTGAAAGTCACTTTTTCTTATGCTTCTTCGTTTGTCTTTTCAGAAACTGATGGTCGCGCACATTTCGATGAACCaatgttgataatttttttcaataaattttcaaaagcttCTTACTACTTCATTTTATGATCGATTTTGATGCAACAGGGCTCaaaatgtgttttttatttctgacgGGCTGAAATTCGCCAAATTACGATTCGATGAATTCTACAATTACTTAGATGGTAATAtgaaatgcgaaaaaaatcaaaatttcaaaaaaccctCGTGTCAGCCTAATTGTGTCACAATACTGTATTCacagtccaaatttcaacacaaTCGGTTGAACAGTGCGGCAGGAATCagctttcgaaatttcaatctgcatataccgactgatccatcacctTAAAGGTCAATAAATATTGGAAACAGAATTTGAAACAACATTCGTTGAAACAAcaggaattttgaagttc includes:
- the Lis-1 gene encoding lissencephaly-1 homolog is translated as MKMVLSQRQREELNKAIADYLSTNGYQDALEAFKRETDMPGEVERKYGGLLEKKWTSVIRLQKKVMELESKLSEAEKEFIEGAPTRGKRLSCEWIPRPPEKHCLTGHRSPINRVIFHPVFSLIVSASEDATIKVWDFESGDFERTLKGHTDSVQDIAFDPSGKLLVSCSADMSIKLWDFHQSFACVKTMHGHDHNVTSVAFVPQGDLVVSASRDKTIKIWEVATGYCVKTLTGHREWVRMARVSPCGELIASCSNDQTIRIWHMATKESKFELRDHDHVVECITWAPDSARAAINAAAGADNKGAHAGPFLASGSRDKTIRVWDVGAGVCLFTLLGHDNWVRGIAFHPGGKFIVSVSDDKTLRVWDTRNKRAMKTLDAHVHFCTSVDFHKSHPYVVTGSVDQTVKIWECR